The Myxococcus virescens genome includes the window GTGAAGCGGCCCATGTTGGGCAGCTCCGCGATGGCGCCCGCCCCCAGCGTCAGCTCGTCATCCACGAGCAGGTTGAGGTACTGCGCGTGGGGCCGCAGCCGCACGCCCACGTTGCCGAGCACGCGGATGGGCACGGGGAGGGCGGTGAATCGCTGCTCCAGCGCGATGCGAGGCGCCCAGAGCACGCCGCGCTCGCCGGTGAAGCTGGAGGCGCTGCCGGTGGGCAGCCGGACCTCGGCGACGAGCGACACGCCCACTGGGAACGTCTCGCGGTCCAGCAGGTGGACGCGCGGCAGCAGGCGGATGTCGCCCAGCGTGGTGCGGCCCACGCCCGCGGCGCCCGGGAAGTTGGGCGCGTTCAGCGCGTCGCGCAGCAACTGGAAGTTGTCACCCTGGAGCAACGTGACGGGCAGGTCCACCGCCAGCTCCAAGCGCTCATGGAGCTGATAGGCGAACAGCAGGTGCGCATCGAGCCGGTAGGGCAAGAGGTCGCCCAGCTTCTCGTCGCCCAGCTTCAGGGCGAGGATGCGCCAGTTGAAGTCGAACAAGAGCGCCGCGCGGAAGCTCCCAGCGGGCAGCGCGTTGCTCGTGCCTTCCAGCGCGATGCCGCTGTGCTGAGCCGCGGTGGCCTTGACGGGAACGGCGTCGAATCCGCGGGCGAACGGGTCGTGGTCGGCGTGCGCAGCCACCGAGGCCAGAAGCAGGCCCAGGACGACGAGTCGGGTGGCTGAACCACGCAAGCTGAAGCCTTGCATGTCTCAGGCTCATAGCACCCGACTCCGGAGGGTGGAAGGAAATGACCCACCCCCCGGCACTGCTGATTACAGCCGTGTGTTATTTCTCCATGAACTGCTGCGCGGGGATGACCTGGATGGCCTCCGGGCGCAGGGGCAGCTTGGACGAGGAGATGGCCTGGTCCTGCGTCAGCAGTTCCTCTGACTTGGGTGACGCGTAGGTGATGGGCGACGGCGCACCGGAGCGCAGCGCCTGGGCGAGCCCGTCGGCGTCCTCGGTGACGAAGACGAAGTTGAGGGCCTCGGGCTGCACGCGGCGGCGGAGCGCCTCCTGGACGGACTGCGGCGTCATCTTCGCCATGGCCTGGCGGTACTGCTCCAGGAAGTCGGGCGTGCCGTAGAAGCGTCCGTCAATGGCGTAGCCCAGCCGGCGCTGGTCCGTCTGTTCCCACAGGCGGGTGTAGCCCTGGAGGAAGCCGCGCATCAGCTCGAAGCGCTCCTGCGGGATGCCCTCCTTCACCATCTGGTCCAGGAAGAACACCGCGCCGCGCGTGGCGAACACGCCGTTGGTGGGCACCACGGGCCGAATCCACAGGGACATGTCCTGCTGCGTGCGCGCGATGTTGGTGCGGTTGTACGTGGTGCCGGGCGACTCGATGAAGTGCTCGGCGTAGGCGTAGTCGCCGTAGTTGAGGCCGCGCTTCTCGCGCAGCTCGGTGAAGAGCACGCCAATGGACTGGCGGTGCTCGCCCAGGTTGGACATGGCGAAGGCCACCGGGAAGAAGTCCGGGTCGCCGCGGCGGATGGTGCTGACAAAGCCCATGCTGACGGCGGTGGAGAGCGTGGGCTTCTGGATGATGACGGTGCGGCCGGCCGTCGTCGGCACGGCGGGCAGCTCCACGCGCGGAGCGCCCTTCGCGGGCAGCGCGGACAGGCGCGAGCTGAGCGCCTGTGCGAGCGCGTCATCCACCGCGCCCGCCAGGCCGATGACGAGCCGGTCCTGCGTGAAGACGCGCTGGGCGTGGGCCTTCACGTCGTCCAGCGTAATCGCCTTCAACCCCTGCACGGTGCCGCCCGTGAAGTGCGCGTAGGGGTGGCCCTGGTAGAGCAGGGCGTCCAACGCGACCTTGCCCAGGGCCTCGTCATTGGCGCTGCGCAGGCCGTTCTCCACGTCGCTGATGGCGTTGGCGCGCAGGCGCTCCAACTCGGCGGCGTCCAGGCGCGGGGCCAGGAGCACGTCGGTGAAGATGTCCTGGAAGCGCGCCAGGAAGTCCTTGTGGACGCGGCCGGAGAGCGTCGTGAACTCCTTGTCCACGAAGACGTCCAGCTCCGCGGCCATGGGGTACAGGGCCTCCAGCAGTTGCGAGGCGGTGAGCTTCTGCGTGCCGCCCTCCGCCATGAGCTGCGCGGTGAGGGCGGTGAGGCCCTCCTTGCCCTTCGGGTCGTCCACGGAGCCGGTGTGGAACACGAGCCGGAAGGAGACGATGGGCGAGTCCGGACGTGCCAGGACGACCTGCTCCATGGGCTTGGGCTGGCGCAGCGGCGTCGCGGGCACGGCCTCCGGGCGCGCGGGCTGCGGAGCGGGCTCGGGCGCCGCCGCCTGGGCGGGCACCGCGGGAGGCGGCGCGTTCTCGTCGGGAGGCGGCTTCGGCGTGGTGGCGCAGCCGACGAGCCCCAGGAGGGCGGTGAGGGACATGAGCGCTCGGGTCTTCATCACTTCGTCCCTCCCTGGGCGTCCGTCTTGGGGGTGAGGCTGAGCAGGATGAGCTTGTTGGCGGTGAGGTAGCGCTTGGTGAAGTCGGAGAGCTGCGCGGGCGTCACCTTGGGCAGGCTCTGCAGGTGGCGCTGGAAGCCGTCGGGCGAGCCCGTGACGCCGGCGTACCAGCCGAGCTGGATGCCCACGTCGCGAGGCGTCTCCAGGGCCATGAGCGCGCCGTAGCGGGCGTGGTCCTGGATGGCCTTGAGGCGCGCGGCGTCCACGCGGCCAGCGGCGAGCCGGCTGACCTCCTGGAGCAGCGTCTTGCGGACGGTGTCGCGGTGGCGCTCGTCCTTGAGGGTGGCGGTGAGGGTGAAGAGGTGCGGGTCGCGGTGCTCGGAGTAGTCACTGCCAATGGACTCCACGAGCTGCTTGTCCAGGACCAGCGTCTTGTAGGCGGGGCTGGTGGGGCCGGCGAGGTAGTCCACGAGGAGCGTCTGGATGGCGGCGTCGACCGGGCTGGTGCCGGCGCCGGGCGTGCGCCACGCAATCACCTGCCGGGGCTGCGTGGGTTGAGGCCAGTCGATGTGGGCGGTGCGAGGGCCCTTCTGGGGCGGCTCGGCGGGGACGGAGACCTGGGCGGCCTTGCGGTCCCAGGGGCCGTAGTGCTGGCGCACGAGCTCCATGACCTTGGCGTCGTCGAAGTCGCCGATGATGAAGAGCAGGGTGTTGTCGGGCGTGTACCAGCGCTCGAAGAAGGTGCGGCTGTAGTCATAGGCCTGGGGCATCGCCTGGATGTCCTTGTAGAAGCCCATGGTGGTGTGTTGGTACGTGTGGCGGGTGAAGGCCGCGGCGTTGAGCTCCTCCTCCATCTTGAGGAAGGGGGCGGCGGCGTTCTTGTGGTACTCGCCGAGCACGGCGAGCGCCTCCGTCTGGAAGGACGGCTGGCTGTACTCCAGGTTCCGGAAGCGGTCCGCCTCGATTTCGATGAGCTGGGGCAGGCCGGCGGTGGGGCCGTAGGAGTAGTAGAGGGTGATGTCGTCGGTGGTGAAGGCGTTGTCGTCGAAGCCGAAGTTCCCGAGGATGCGCTCGCGGTCGCCCTCCGGGTGCGTCTTCGTGCCCTTGAACATCATGTGCTCGAAGAAGTGGGCGAAGCCGGTGCGGCCGGGTTCCACCTCGTTGCGCGAGCCCACGCGGACCACGGTGACGTAGGCGATGATGCCGCGCGACGGGTAGGGCACGCGGACCACGGTGAGGCCGTTGGGCAGGGTGTCCGTGTGGAGGGTGTACGGGAACGCGTCCGACGCCGGGGTGGGCGCGGCGGCGGCCGGCAGGGCGGTGCCCAGCAGGAGCAGAAGGAGGGGGAGCAGTCGTCTCATTCAGGTGCCTCGTGGCCGGGACGGAAGAAGCGGGACCCGGCGGGTAGGCGACCCTACGACGGCTGGCTCGGTGGGGGAGGGGCTTGTGCGCGGAGTGTCTACGGCCGTGCGCCCAGATGTGCCCGCGGCCATTCAGGAGGATTGACGCGCCCCCGTCAGCGGTTAATCTGAGGAAGACGCGGCGCAGTGAGTGGCCGCGTGACGTGCAGTGAACCTACCGGGGGCGACCTGGTTTCGACGGGGGCAATGAAGTTCGAGACGCGTGCCGAGCTTGTCAGGTAGCTCGTAAATTCAACCCGGCAAAGACACAAAAGCCAACGACAACGTTGAGCTCGCGCTGGCTGCCTAAAAACAGCCCATAGTGCGCGGTCCCCCCGCCCTCGGCCTGTGGGGTTGGGACAGACCGTCATAATGCAGGCTGGCTGCCGAGGGCGCCTGGACCCGAGGTGGCGAGACCTTTCCAGGACCGGCTCTGAGTATCCCGTCCGTGGGAGCCTCAGGGACGTAGCAAATCGCGGACTACGCACGTAGGGTCGAAGAACGGACGGCTTTCGGACGCGGGTTCGATTCCCGCCGCCTCCACTGAATTCCCCAGCAATCCTACGGGGTTGCTGGGGGTGTAGTAACCCCGTAGTGACTCGCCCTTTTCGGGGCCCTCACCAGGGGCGTCGGGGAAGGGCAGCTTGAGCAGGGCCACCTGCTCGCAGAGTACCGGCCAGGACGGCGAAGTGTAGGTGTCCACGATGTCTCCTTCGGGGCCGTGAGTCACCCAGCGCAGCAGCTCCTTCCGGGCCCCGTCTTCCAACGCGCAGGTGATGAAGGTGCGCCGGGCGTCGTGCTGACGCCGGGGGCGCAGGCCGAGCTGCTCCAGGTCCTCGAGGAGCCGCTTGTAGGCCGAGGTCGAATTGAGGATGCCGGTGTCCGCCGCCGGCACGATGAAGTCCTCCGGCGTCGGCTGGCGGCCGTAGCACCGGGCCCAGCCCTCCGCCTGCCAGTCCTGGAGGATGCGCGCGAGCACCGGGTGGACGGGCACCTCTCGCACCACCCCTGTCTTCGTGGCGGCCTTCAGGAGCTTCTTCTTGACGTCGTAGCTGCTCGCGATGAGCAGCTTGCCCAGGGGCAGGAGGCGGGGCTGGTGGTGCGAGAAGCGCCGGGGTGTCGCTTCGTTGATGCGCATGCCCCCGAGGAAGAGGAGGGCGTAGAGCACCCGGCGGTTCTCCGGGATGTGCCGGGTGGTGATGAGCTGCACGGCCTCCTCGCGGGTGAAAATGGCGGTGTGGCGCCAGGCCAAGTCTTTGTCCCGCTTCTTCGGCAATTCGCCGCGGCGAGCGGTGAGGACGCACGGCGTCGCGCTCACCAGTTCCTCTCGCAGTGCGTCCGCGAACATGACGCGCAGCACCCCGTAGATATGCAGGATGGAGCGCGGCGCGAAGTACGGCTTGCCCTCCTCGTCCTTCAACGCCTGGAGGGCGCGGACGGCGGCGAGGATGTGGCGCGGACGCACGTCGGCCAGCACCAGGTCCTTCAGGTACGGCATGGCGTGGCTGATACGCACCTCGTCGTCGTTGATGGAGGCGATGCCGCGCGCTCGCCGCTCCTTCAGCCAGTGCTGGGTGTAGCGCCCCACGGTGATAGGGCCCAGGTCCGGAGCGGCGAGCCCACTCTCCCGCTCAGCCGCCACCTTCCGCTCGATGGCCGCCAGCAGCTTCTCGGCGCTCGCCTTGTGCATCGTCTTGGCGGACTTGCACTTCTGCTTGCCGTCCAAGCCCGTCCAGCCAATCCAGTAGAACTTCGAGTCGGCGCGTAGGTAGACGGTGCCCATCACCCACCCCTCGCGTACTGCGCGGCACGGGCCTCGATGGCGTCGTCGGGCACTTCGGCGTCGTCAGCCAGCGCGGGGGGCTGGTGGCGCAGCACCTCCAGTAGCTGCCGGCGGCTCACGAGAATCCGCCGCACCGTGCCGTACCGCGTGAGCTGCCCGCTCTTGAGCCACGCCTGGATGGCGGCGCTGCTGGTGCGCGCGAGCGTCGCCGCCTCCACCAGCGTGAGCATGTCCACGTCCCTGCCCGGAACGCTCGCGCCCATCTCCTCGCGAATGACTCGCCGGACCATCCCTTCAAAGGCCGCCAGTGTTGTTGCATCCATCTTCGACTTCCCCCACTCGGACAAAGGTGAACAACTTCTGAGGTATGACGCGCGGTGACTACGTATTGAGTCACCCTAGTGCCCGAGGCCGACTGGCCCGGCTGGCGCCGGCATCGACCGCGAGGATGTAGAGCAAGGTGTGCGCCAGCTTAGGGCGGCCCGGCCGCATGCAGCACAGCCGCGGGCAGGCGCGCACCGCTGGTGCGCCGGGTGTTGGTGGGCGCGCACGTCGCGCGTGGGGCGTGCGTGCCGTTCGTGGACGCACCGTCCACCCATGCGGAGTGCTGCGGGCACGGCCGCCACGCGGGGCGACCTGCCGCCGAAAGACGGGTTCCGCATGTGCTAGCGAACACATGCGAAAGCCCGCGGGCGCGAGCGCTAGGACTGCGACGCGCAGCCACGAAAGGCGCGGTGGGGATGGCGGGGTGTCGTGCTGGATGCCTCATGCCGCCTCCCGAAAGACAGGTCCCGCTGGTGGCTCTGAGGCACCAGCGGAATCCTGCGGACACGCCCGGCGCACCATGAGGTGTTCCGGGGCCCTAACGGCAGCCGGACAAGGAGTCTAGCTACCGTATCTCGAATGGATGCGTGAGGTAACCCGCCGCTCAGAGCACAGCGGGATACTGCGAACTTCAAAGCTACTACGTGCTTCGGAAAGCTAGCTGCGACTGTGGGGCGATTGCAAGCCCCTCAACGAGAAATCGACTTCGGCTCGCCGGCTGTCCCGTTGGGTGGCACCAGCACGGGTACCCAGCACTTGCCCTTGTACTCGTACTGATCGTCGGGACAGGCGCCATCCTCGGCGGCAGTCTGCACCCAGCAGCCGCCCTTGATGTCCTTCTGGCTGCCACGGCAGGGCGGGCGCTTGTGGTTCCGGAAGGGACTGTCCGGGATGGCCGGAGCGAGCAGCATCGGAGGCGGAACGATGCCGCCCACGTCATAGACGGCTGTCGGAGGAAATTCGAGCGCCGCCCTGGCGACGCCGGAGGTGAGTGCGGCCTCGTCCTGCTCCGTGGCGGGCAGGGCGAGCGCGAAGCGCTGCAGCTCGGGCGGAGGTGGGGGCGCGTCCCGGTGCGTGGCGAGGAGGTAACTCGTGCCCAGGTAGCCTCCGCCGAGCACGTAGCCGCCAACCAGGAGGCCTAGGGCGGCATTCTTCCCGTGCCGCGAGGCGAGTTGCGTGGCGCGGCGCTTCATGCGCAGCCACCAGCGCGTCAGGCGCGACGGGGGCGGCGTCAGCAGGTGGTCCAGCACGTTGGGGCTGCGCAGCAGCGACTCCAGCACCCCCGACACGTCGCGCATCGTCACGGCCATCTCCTCGCAGAGCTCGGCCGCGGAGACAGACACGGGGGCCGTGGCGGACAGCACCTCGAAGGTGGCGCGTCCCTGCATGGAGCCGACGCGGGCGGACCAGGCGCACGGGCTGTTCCCGTCCAGCTGCTCCTCGGTCGGTCGAAACACGAACGACGGGTTGCCGGTACGGACGTTGTGCGCGAGGTACGCGTCTCCCAGTTCGGTCCCGCGGGCGACGCACCGGCCCACGTGGTACTGCCCGACTCTCCCTGTCTGCTGCGGGCCTTCGTCGTCGCGCGGCCCAGTGCCGCGCGTGGCCTCTGACGTACCACCACCGCGCTTATTCACGCCTGCACGCATGCCCCTCTCCCGTTCGGCTGCCTGGGGGACCACCAGCCGTTCAATCTACCTGGACTGCTTGGAATCCTGTCCTACGACTTACGCTTGGAGCTGCGAGGCCGCGACGGCGCAGGCGCGGCATGCACCGCTTCCTTCTTCACGTCTTCGAGGTGCTGCTGGTAGCTGTCCCGCTTCTCTTGCGGTTGCTCCCGGTGCCACTGCTCCTCTGCCCACGTCAGCATCTGCTCGATGATGTCGTTGCGGCTCCTGTTGACCGTCCGGGCAATGGCCTCCAGGCGTTGCCAGTGCTGCTCCCGCAGGCGGAGCGGCACCCCGCGGATGGGGTTGTTGCTGTGGTCTTCTAGAACCGGCGCCACTTCGAGGACTCCTCGCGTGAGTGCATGCTGCACGGGGGACCTCCCTCTTACGTGGGAACCATTCATTGCGGCAAGAATGGTATCGGACTTGGTATCTGTCAAGTCGAATTTGGTATCTTATTTGGTATCGCTTTGTCCGGGCGGAGCAGGCCTCTCCGAGGGGGCATCGGCCTAACCCCCCTCGAAGGGTCTGCGTGCTGCGCAGCCCCTTCGGGGACAACACCCAAATTCTGGGTAGCGGAGGGTCAAGAGGGAGTTGACCCTGCCGGGTGACACCCCGGACCTGGGTATCGAGGGGCCTACAGTGGTTCCGCACCGAGTCCAAAGAGGGTGCTCGTGCTGGTGAGCTTCCCTTCCACTTCGTAGACTGCCCCCTTCTGAAGCTCCATTACGGTGGCTCGTGCGTGCTTCGAGAAGGACATCTGGATGTCCTGGATGAGCGATGGAGAGTTCCGGCCGCACTTGAATTGGACGGTGTACCCGCCCAACATGCCTTCGCTCACCTCTACGACCTCCAGGTTCCAGGCAAACCCTTTGCCCTTGTATGACTTCCAGAGTTCGTCCTTCTGGATGTCCGAGAGCTTCGAGCTGGGCCCAAATGTCCTTGAGACCTGTGCGCAAGACTCCTTGATGTAGTCCGCGCGCCGTTTGGCACTAGCCTGCTTCTCCTCTTCCTTCTCGACCTTTTGAGTGAGGTCTTCAAGACGTTGCTGCAGTGCCGCCAGTGGCTTGTCATTGGGCTCGGACTGAAGCGCAGTGGCAATGCGCTTGTGTGCAGCATTTAGGGTTGCGCGGGCGCTCGTTATGTCCTTGGCGGCTAGTTGGGCCTGAGCGTCCTTTAGCGATGCGTTCGTGTCGTCACGAAGTGCATCCCTTTCGGTCTTGGCTGCAAGCGCCACTGCGTCCGCGCGCTTCGACGATTCAATCTGCCCGGCGAGAGCCAAGTACCTGAGTCCCTCACTGCGTTCCTTGCTAAGCCGCGCTTGCCCTTGCGCATAGAGCAGGGTTCCGCAGCGCTCCTTGTGGTTGGCTGGAATTCCGCCCGCTGACACTGCTTGCTCGCACAACGCCAGCACGTCTTCATTCTTGCTGCTGGCGGCAAGGTCCTCGAACTTCAATGCGAGTTCAGTCGCCCTGGCTTCAGCCTCCAGGCGCCTCTTCTTCGCTTCGTCCATGTTGGCTTGGGCGCGCGCTTGGGCGGTCTCTTCTGCGCCGACTGCGCCGAGGCCGAGCAGTGTAAGCACTACTCCCCCGATGGCTCCAAAGCTCGCGAGGACGCGCAGGCGCGGGACTTTGACAATGGCGAAGATGCTGCC containing:
- a CDS encoding M16 family metallopeptidase; this encodes MKTRALMSLTALLGLVGCATTPKPPPDENAPPPAVPAQAAAPEPAPQPARPEAVPATPLRQPKPMEQVVLARPDSPIVSFRLVFHTGSVDDPKGKEGLTALTAQLMAEGGTQKLTASQLLEALYPMAAELDVFVDKEFTTLSGRVHKDFLARFQDIFTDVLLAPRLDAAELERLRANAISDVENGLRSANDEALGKVALDALLYQGHPYAHFTGGTVQGLKAITLDDVKAHAQRVFTQDRLVIGLAGAVDDALAQALSSRLSALPAKGAPRVELPAVPTTAGRTVIIQKPTLSTAVSMGFVSTIRRGDPDFFPVAFAMSNLGEHRQSIGVLFTELREKRGLNYGDYAYAEHFIESPGTTYNRTNIARTQQDMSLWIRPVVPTNGVFATRGAVFFLDQMVKEGIPQERFELMRGFLQGYTRLWEQTDQRRLGYAIDGRFYGTPDFLEQYRQAMAKMTPQSVQEALRRRVQPEALNFVFVTEDADGLAQALRSGAPSPITYASPKSEELLTQDQAISSSKLPLRPEAIQVIPAQQFMEK
- a CDS encoding M16 family metallopeptidase, translating into MRRLLPLLLLLLGTALPAAAAPTPASDAFPYTLHTDTLPNGLTVVRVPYPSRGIIAYVTVVRVGSRNEVEPGRTGFAHFFEHMMFKGTKTHPEGDRERILGNFGFDDNAFTTDDITLYYSYGPTAGLPQLIEIEADRFRNLEYSQPSFQTEALAVLGEYHKNAAAPFLKMEEELNAAAFTRHTYQHTTMGFYKDIQAMPQAYDYSRTFFERWYTPDNTLLFIIGDFDDAKVMELVRQHYGPWDRKAAQVSVPAEPPQKGPRTAHIDWPQPTQPRQVIAWRTPGAGTSPVDAAIQTLLVDYLAGPTSPAYKTLVLDKQLVESIGSDYSEHRDPHLFTLTATLKDERHRDTVRKTLLQEVSRLAAGRVDAARLKAIQDHARYGALMALETPRDVGIQLGWYAGVTGSPDGFQRHLQSLPKVTPAQLSDFTKRYLTANKLILLSLTPKTDAQGGTK
- a CDS encoding helix-turn-helix domain-containing protein; amino-acid sequence: MDATTLAAFEGMVRRVIREEMGASVPGRDVDMLTLVEAATLARTSSAAIQAWLKSGQLTRYGTVRRILVSRRQLLEVLRHQPPALADDAEVPDDAIEARAAQYARGG